The following are encoded in a window of Leeia aquatica genomic DNA:
- a CDS encoding LolA family protein: MRFLIVTLLLISQPLYAALPLADELASRFSQRLDKKPVLRATFVQEKQMAAFKKPLISKGRFVFVAGKGALWSLESPIKVSYIMQDDRVIEIDEQGKRLVRTSKEVPAIAQVSKVFRSLLGAQTQSLQDLFMVQANGQIDAWQMQLQPKPGPVAQFMKQVHMTGGRNVERIRIEETSGDATVITFQGVTEAEQLTGDERALLGQP, translated from the coding sequence ATGCGATTCCTGATCGTCACCCTGCTGCTGATAAGCCAGCCGCTGTACGCCGCTTTGCCGCTTGCTGACGAATTGGCGAGCCGCTTCAGCCAGCGCTTGGACAAGAAACCGGTGTTACGGGCTACCTTTGTGCAAGAGAAGCAGATGGCTGCATTCAAAAAGCCGCTGATCAGCAAGGGGCGCTTTGTGTTTGTGGCGGGCAAGGGCGCACTGTGGAGCCTGGAGTCACCCATCAAGGTCAGCTACATCATGCAGGATGACCGGGTGATTGAAATTGATGAGCAAGGCAAGCGGCTGGTCCGGACCAGCAAAGAGGTGCCTGCAATCGCCCAGGTCAGCAAGGTGTTCCGGAGCCTGTTGGGTGCACAGACGCAATCCTTGCAAGACCTGTTCATGGTGCAGGCCAATGGTCAGATAGACGCTTGGCAGATGCAATTGCAACCCAAGCCGGGGCCTGTAGCCCAATTCATGAAGCAGGTGCACATGACGGGGGGGCGTAATGTTGAGCGCATCCGCATTGAGGAAACCAGCGGTGATGCAACCGTGATTACATTTCAGGGTGTTACCGAGGCGGAGCAGCTGACTGGCGATGAACGTGCGCTGCTGGGACAGCCTTGA
- a CDS encoding acyl-CoA thioesterase yields the protein MTPLHETIWVDVPFHDIDTMDVVWHGHYIKYLEIARCALLRKLDYDYPQMKASGFAWPVVECNLKYVRPARYGQRLAVTATLLEYENRLKLSYEIHDEQGARLTKAVTTQVAVCLKTGEMQFVSPACLLERGKALCDS from the coding sequence ATGACGCCGCTGCATGAAACCATCTGGGTCGACGTCCCTTTCCATGATATTGATACCATGGATGTGGTCTGGCACGGGCACTACATCAAGTATCTGGAGATCGCCCGCTGTGCCTTGCTGCGCAAGCTGGATTACGACTACCCGCAGATGAAGGCTTCAGGCTTTGCATGGCCCGTGGTCGAATGCAATCTGAAGTATGTGCGACCTGCACGCTATGGGCAGCGCCTGGCGGTGACGGCGACACTGCTGGAGTACGAAAACCGGCTCAAACTGTCCTATGAAATTCATGACGAACAGGGTGCGCGCCTGACCAAAGCGGTCACCACCCAGGTGGCCGTCTGTCTGAAAACAGGGGAAATGCAGTTCGTTTCTCCCGCCTGTTTGCTGGAGCGAGGCAAAGCCTTATGCGATTCCTGA
- a CDS encoding HAL/PAL/TAL family ammonia-lyase — MTIAEVAAVARGARGLCLSDDAEFQRQIRAGAAYLEALLADGGTVYGVTTGYGDSCTVTVPPELVAELPLHLTRYHGCGLGEYLSPEWTRAVLVARLVSLAQGYSGVRWALLERLQQLLAEDVLPLIPAEGSVGASGDLTPLSYVAATLVGERQVRFRGEICDALPVLQSLNWAPLKLAPKEGLAIMNGTAVMTGLACLAVERAEYLTRLCSRITALASIAMQGNPGHFDPRLFAVKPHRGQIECAQWIWEDLASQSQAEQVRLQDRYSIRCAPHVIGVARDALGWIRRDVENELNSANDNPIINGDEEWVLHGGHFYGGHIAFAMDGLKTAVANLADLMDRQLALLVDSRYNHGLPQNLSGASGPSAAINHGFKAIQIGASAWTAEALKLTMPASVFSRSTECHNQDKVSMGTIAARDCLRVLELTEQVAAALVLAVTQGIQLRFAESEPMLTAACAAFCQEIRQHVAFLDEDRPMEHDLRRMVAWIQSRTWALYDAAA; from the coding sequence ATGACCATTGCTGAAGTGGCGGCTGTGGCGCGTGGGGCACGTGGGCTTTGCCTGTCTGACGATGCTGAATTTCAGCGGCAGATCCGGGCGGGGGCCGCGTATCTGGAAGCCCTGCTGGCGGATGGTGGCACAGTGTATGGTGTGACGACGGGTTACGGCGACTCCTGCACTGTGACTGTACCGCCTGAGCTGGTGGCTGAGCTGCCCTTGCATCTGACCCGTTACCACGGTTGTGGTTTGGGGGAGTACTTGTCTCCGGAGTGGACGCGCGCGGTGCTGGTGGCTCGGCTGGTGTCTTTGGCGCAAGGCTACTCCGGCGTGCGCTGGGCGTTACTGGAGCGGTTACAGCAATTGCTGGCTGAGGATGTGTTGCCTTTGATTCCGGCGGAAGGCTCGGTGGGGGCCAGTGGCGACCTGACGCCCTTGTCTTACGTGGCGGCGACGCTGGTAGGGGAGCGACAGGTTCGGTTCCGGGGTGAGATCTGTGATGCGTTGCCGGTCTTGCAGTCGCTGAACTGGGCACCGCTCAAGCTGGCACCGAAGGAAGGGCTGGCCATCATGAACGGTACTGCTGTGATGACCGGTCTGGCGTGTCTGGCCGTGGAGCGTGCAGAGTATCTGACACGGCTGTGCAGCCGTATCACGGCGCTGGCTTCCATCGCCATGCAAGGCAACCCGGGTCACTTCGATCCACGACTGTTTGCGGTCAAACCGCACCGGGGGCAGATCGAATGTGCCCAATGGATCTGGGAGGATCTGGCATCCCAGTCTCAGGCGGAGCAAGTCCGGTTGCAAGACCGTTACTCCATCCGTTGCGCCCCGCATGTCATCGGCGTCGCCCGTGACGCGCTGGGCTGGATCCGTCGCGATGTCGAGAATGAGCTGAACAGTGCCAATGACAACCCCATCATCAATGGTGATGAAGAATGGGTGTTGCATGGCGGGCACTTCTACGGCGGCCATATCGCCTTTGCCATGGATGGCCTGAAAACGGCGGTGGCCAACCTTGCGGACTTGATGGACCGGCAACTGGCGCTGTTGGTGGATAGCCGTTATAACCATGGCTTGCCGCAGAATCTGTCTGGCGCCAGCGGCCCAAGTGCTGCGATCAATCATGGTTTCAAGGCCATCCAGATCGGCGCCTCTGCCTGGACCGCGGAAGCCTTGAAGCTCACCATGCCAGCCTCGGTGTTTTCTCGTTCGACCGAATGCCATAACCAGGACAAGGTCAGCATGGGAACCATCGCGGCACGGGATTGCCTGCGGGTGCTGGAGCTGACCGAGCAGGTGGCTGCTGCGCTGGTGCTGGCTGTGACGCAGGGTATCCAGTTGCGCTTTGCCGAGAGCGAACCGATGTTGACGGCAGCTTGTGCTGCGTTCTGTCAGGAAATCCGGCAGCATGTGGCCTTCCTGGATGAGGACCGCCCGATGGAGCATGACCTGCGTCGCATGGTGGCCTGGATTCAGTCTCGTACATGGGCATTGTATGACGCCGCTGCATGA